In one Bradyrhizobium sp. 4 genomic region, the following are encoded:
- a CDS encoding mandelate racemase/muconate lactonizing enzyme family protein, which yields MKITDVRAHHIRIPYDAGVASFRQGASAITALDMVMVEVTTDAGLTGWGDAFAYVCPRTTRSAVEEMIAPQARGLEVPDAAGIPAVMEQIQRNLHLFGRYGITMFAISGFDIALWDLAAKIKSVPVHRLLGGTRRPAIPAYASLLRIGSPDNIAAECKKALALGYGAIKLHETTAPAVFAARAAIGPGIPLMVDMNCPLSGEEAIAFARTCRDAQPMFLEEPVWPPEDFAALAEVRSKGGLGVAAGENACTEYQFRQMMDAGAVSHAQPSVIKVGGITEFLKVGALADRVGVKIVPHSPYFGPGLLATLHLLAGRDDGFVEMFYLKREACLWGGRADVDATGHVAVPTGPGLGYEPDRSVMERYRVA from the coding sequence ATGAAGATCACCGATGTGCGGGCGCACCATATCCGCATCCCCTATGACGCCGGTGTCGCGAGCTTCCGTCAGGGCGCCTCCGCCATCACGGCCCTCGACATGGTGATGGTCGAGGTCACCACCGACGCCGGGTTGACCGGCTGGGGCGATGCCTTCGCCTATGTCTGCCCCCGCACCACGCGCAGTGCCGTGGAGGAAATGATCGCACCGCAGGCGCGGGGGCTGGAGGTTCCCGATGCTGCCGGCATTCCGGCGGTGATGGAGCAGATCCAGCGTAACCTGCATCTGTTCGGCCGATACGGCATCACCATGTTCGCGATCTCCGGGTTCGACATCGCGCTGTGGGACCTCGCCGCCAAGATCAAGAGCGTGCCGGTGCATCGCCTGCTCGGCGGCACCAGGCGCCCGGCCATTCCGGCCTATGCGAGCCTGTTGCGGATCGGCTCGCCCGACAACATCGCCGCCGAATGCAAGAAGGCGCTGGCGCTCGGCTACGGCGCCATCAAGCTGCACGAGACCACGGCGCCGGCGGTGTTTGCCGCGCGCGCGGCGATCGGGCCCGGCATTCCGCTGATGGTCGACATGAACTGCCCGCTGTCAGGCGAAGAGGCGATCGCGTTCGCCAGGACATGCCGGGACGCGCAGCCGATGTTCCTGGAGGAGCCGGTCTGGCCGCCGGAGGATTTTGCGGCGCTCGCCGAGGTCCGCAGCAAGGGCGGGCTCGGCGTCGCCGCCGGCGAGAACGCCTGCACGGAATATCAATTCCGCCAGATGATGGATGCGGGCGCGGTCAGCCACGCCCAGCCGTCGGTGATCAAGGTCGGCGGCATCACGGAATTCCTGAAGGTTGGGGCGCTCGCAGATCGGGTCGGCGTCAAGATCGTTCCGCACTCCCCGTATTTCGGCCCCGGCCTGCTGGCGACCTTGCATCTGCTGGCGGGGCGCGACGACGGCTTCGTCGAGATGTTTTACCTGAAGCGCGAGGCCTGCCTGTGGGGCGGCCGCGCCGATGTCGATGCCACCGGCCATGTCGCGGTGCCGACCGGACCTGGGCTCGGTTATGAGCCCGACCGCAGCGTGATGGAGCGATATCGCGTCGCCTGA
- a CDS encoding glutathione S-transferase family protein, giving the protein MAKATLTISSKNYSSWSLRGWLLTKFSGLDFEEIVTAPDDASARAEILLLSSSILVPCLRHDGAIVWDTLAIAEYLNEAMPDAGLLPADRVQRAHCRSICGEIHSGFTTLRASLPVNLKGHFPGFKIWSRAQADIDRVWAIWRDCLEKSGGPFLFGETRTMADAMYAPVVTRFVTYNVKLDPRQQAYADTIMAMPEMKEWIAAAKDEPAEIEELEVEY; this is encoded by the coding sequence ATGGCGAAGGCGACACTGACCATCAGCAGCAAGAACTATTCGTCCTGGTCGCTGCGTGGCTGGCTGCTCACGAAATTTTCCGGGCTCGATTTCGAGGAGATCGTCACCGCACCGGACGACGCGTCGGCGCGCGCCGAAATCCTGCTGTTGTCGTCTTCGATCCTGGTGCCGTGCCTGCGGCACGACGGCGCGATCGTCTGGGATACGCTGGCGATCGCCGAATATCTCAACGAGGCGATGCCGGATGCCGGGCTGTTGCCCGCGGATCGCGTTCAGCGCGCGCATTGCCGCTCGATTTGTGGGGAAATCCATTCAGGCTTCACCACCTTGCGCGCGTCGCTGCCGGTCAACCTGAAGGGGCACTTCCCGGGCTTCAAGATCTGGTCGCGCGCGCAGGCTGACATCGATCGCGTCTGGGCGATCTGGCGCGACTGCCTGGAGAAATCGGGCGGGCCCTTCCTGTTCGGCGAGACCCGCACCATGGCTGATGCGATGTACGCCCCGGTGGTGACGCGCTTCGTGACCTACAACGTCAAGCTCGATCCGCGGCAGCAGGCTTATGCCGATACCATCATGGCCATGCCGGAGATGAAGGAATGGATCGCGGCGGCCAAGGACGAGCCGGCCGAGATCGAGGAGCTCGAGGTCGAATATTAG